Proteins encoded in a region of the Lycorma delicatula isolate Av1 chromosome 6, ASM4794821v1, whole genome shotgun sequence genome:
- the MsrA gene encoding methionine sulfoxide reductase A — protein MDSDDSLSDIDDLSAMFHFTEDPISSIERRFIKAKMKFTKNGTLKENGTGELRKGPSRNGPRKSTFPSLPFFMDWAWPDLGKITEQKMSNYLHNIDVPVKKATFGMACFWAPDALFGTTVGVVRTRVGYTGGKKKNPTYRDLGDHTEAIDIDYDPCVISYKNLLDLFWQNHDPISKHKLQYSSFIYYHDEEQKELAEKTLKEQQKKYNEPVQTNIVPLSTFYEAEDYHQKYRLQQHPWLCEAIGVRQCGTKLIKSHIAARLNGYVIGIGGVKQFNEEAEKLGLEDKVRDYVYKLVKENEGRGLIC, from the exons atagaaCGAAGATTcataaaagcaaaaatgaaatTCACAAAGAATggtactttaaaagaaaatggtaCAGGAGAATTAAGAAAAGGACCATCACGTAATGGGCCTCGCAAAAGTACTTTTCCATCATTACCTTTCTTCATGGATTGGGCTTGGCCAGATCTTGGTAAAATCACTGAACAG AAAATGAGTAATTACTTGCATAATATTGATGTTCCTGTCAAAAAAGCTACTTTTGGTATGGCGTGCTTCTGGGCACCGGATGCTTTGTTTGGTACAACTGTCGGTGTAGTTCGGACTAGAGTCGGTTATACAGGAGGAAAAAAGAAGAATCCGACGTATAGAGATCT CGGTGATCACACTGAAGCTATTGATATAGACTACGATCCGTGTGTTatctcttataaaaatttattggatttattttGGCAGAATCACGATcctattagtaaacataaattacaG tattcatCTTTTATATATTACCACGATGAGGAACAGAAAGAATTAGCAGAGAAAACTTTAAAAGAACAACAAAAGAAATACAATGAACCCGTTCAAACAAATATCGTTCCTCTAAGTACTTTCTATGAGGCAGAaga ttaccatCAAAAGTACAGGTTACAACAGCATCCGTGGTTATGTGAAGCTATTGGTGTCAGACAATGTGGAACAAAACTTATTAAATCGCATATTGCTGCACGTCTTAACGGTTATGTTATTGGTATAGGTGGGGTCAAACAATTTAATGAAGAAGCTGAAAAATTAGGACTTGAAGACAAAGTCAGAGATTATGTTTATAAGCTTGTTAAAGAAAATGAAGGTCGtggattaatttgttaa